In one Molothrus ater isolate BHLD 08-10-18 breed brown headed cowbird chromosome 36, BPBGC_Mater_1.1, whole genome shotgun sequence genomic region, the following are encoded:
- the ZNF653 gene encoding zinc finger protein 653 isoform X1, whose amino-acid sequence MSAAERGPGGPGGGPGGGPGGPGAGPEPGGGRKARGRPRLTDTDRARRRLESRKKYDVRRVYLGEAHGPWVELRRRSGWSDAKLAAYLLGLERGQRNGRRGKPWEQLPKKPKRKKRRRRNVNCLRHAVLWYEDHGQRCPYEPRLAELEPALGLLTTAVWQCERGHRYFQDLHPPLRPHSGSEGEDAPGSSSSSSSSSSSSSGGCSSGSEAAPARGGAVPRCPPPPPGGPDPPPPPPEALEAVLCLPLPPPLLLLGCPGPGGLQLGPGGLQLGPGGALQVLLQGGAGGAFPAPAPEEPQPGKTEEDEEEPLLRLKQEEPPPPPPPEPPRDPSPAEEPEGSAIIYEIPKEPESRPCRPRRSRRGRAPSPEPPEDPPEPLSCPHPTCGQEFRTLSSVQTHLRQVHRRPRAQVCPQPGCGRSFPLAKHRAGHSGPSSAGTTWRCTGGRTRGRRPCSVRCAGSAAASAPPSPGTCGDTGGCRGAPSPAARRDPPGPPGTPPGHLESPGVTWDPP is encoded by the exons ATGAGCGCGGCCgagcgcggccccggcgggcccggggggggtcccggggggggtcccggtggTCCCGGGGCGGGCCCCGAGCCCGGCGGGGGCCGCAAAGcgcggggccggccccgccTGACCGACACCGACCGCGCGCGGCGGCGCCTGGAGTCGCGCAAGAAGTACGACGTGCGGCGGGTGTACCTGGGCGAGGCGCACGGGCCCTGGGTGGAGCTGCGGCGCCGCAGCGGATGGAGCGACGCCAAGCTGGCGGCCtacctgctggggctggagcggGGCCAGCGCAACGGGCGGCGAGG CAaaccctgggagcagctcccgaAAAAACCCAAACGCAAAAAAA GGCGCCGGCGGAACGTGAACTGCCTGCGGCACGCGGTGCTGTGGTACGAGGACCACGGCCAGCGCTGCCCGTACGAGCCGCGCCTGGCGGAGCTGGAgccggcgctggggctgctcaccaCGGCCGTGTGGCAGTGCGAGCGCGGGCACCGCTACTTCCAGGACCTGCACCCGCCCCTGCGGCCCCACAGCGGCTCCGAGGGCGAGGACg cccccggctcttcctcctcctcctcctcctcctcctcctcctcctcggggGGCTGCAGCTCCGGCTCTGAGGCGGCTCCAGCCCGGGGGGGGGCGGTCCCGcggtgccccccccccccccccgggggTCCGgacccccccccgcccccccccgaGGCTCTGGAGGCCgtgctgtgcctgcccctccccccgcccctgctgctgctgggctgcccgGGCCCGGGGGGGCTCCAGCTCGGCCCGGGGGGGCTCCAGCTCGGCCCGGGGGGGGcgctccaggtgctgctccagggaggggCGGGCGGCGCCTTCCCCGCCCCCGCGCCTGAGGAGCCACAGCCCGGCAAGACAG aggaggatgaggaggagccGCTGCTGAGGCTGAAGCAGGAGGAGCcgcccccccctccccctccggagcccccccgggacccctccccagccgaGGAGCCCGAGGGGTCGGCGATCATCTACGAGATCCCCAAAGAGCCAGAGAG cCGGCCCTGCAGGCCCCGGCGGAGCCGAAGGGGccgagccccctccccagagccccccgagGACCCCCCCGAGCCCCTGAGCTGCCCCCACCCCACCTGCGGGCAGGAGTTCAGGACCCTCAGCAGCGTTCAG ACCCACCTGCGCCAGGTTCATCGCCGGCCccgtgcccaggtgtgtccccagcccggcTGTGGGAGGAGCTTCCCCCTGGCCAAGCACAGGGCCGGGcactcag GTCCTTCAAGCGCAGGAACCACCTGGAGGTGCACAGGAGGACGCACACGGGGGAGGCGCCCCTGCA GTGTGAGGTGTGCGGGTTCCGCTGCCGCCAGCGcgcctccctcacctggcacATGCGGAGACacggggggctgcaggggcgccccgagccccgcggcaCGTAGGGACCCCCCCGGGCCACCTGGGACCCCCCCGGGCCACCTGGAGTCACCTGGAGTCACCTGGGACCCCCCCTGA
- the ZNF653 gene encoding zinc finger protein 653 isoform X3, which translates to MSAAERGPGGPGGGPGGGPGGPGAGPEPGGGRKARGRPRLTDTDRARRRLESRKKYDVRRVYLGEAHGPWVELRRRSGWSDAKLAAYLLGLERGQRNGRRGKPWEQLPKKPKRKKRRRRNVNCLRHAVLWYEDHGQRCPYEPRLAELEPALGLLTTAVWQCERGHRYFQDLHPPLRPHSGSEGEDAPGSSSSSSSSSSSSSGGCSSGSEAAPARGGAVPRCPPPPPGGPDPPPPPPEALEAVLCLPLPPPLLLLGCPGPGGLQLGPGGLQLGPGGALQVLLQGGAGGAFPAPAPEEPQPGKTEEDEEEPLLRLKQEEPPPPPPPEPPRDPSPAEEPEGSAIIYEIPKEPESRPCRPRRSRRGRAPSPEPPEDPPEPLSCPHPTCGQEFRTLSSVQTHLRQVHRRPRAQVCPQPGCGRSFPLAKHRAGHSGAREFTCATCARSFKRRNHLEVHRRTHTGEAPLQCEVCGFRCRQRASLTWHMRRHGGLQGRPEPRGT; encoded by the exons ATGAGCGCGGCCgagcgcggccccggcgggcccggggggggtcccggggggggtcccggtggTCCCGGGGCGGGCCCCGAGCCCGGCGGGGGCCGCAAAGcgcggggccggccccgccTGACCGACACCGACCGCGCGCGGCGGCGCCTGGAGTCGCGCAAGAAGTACGACGTGCGGCGGGTGTACCTGGGCGAGGCGCACGGGCCCTGGGTGGAGCTGCGGCGCCGCAGCGGATGGAGCGACGCCAAGCTGGCGGCCtacctgctggggctggagcggGGCCAGCGCAACGGGCGGCGAGG CAaaccctgggagcagctcccgaAAAAACCCAAACGCAAAAAAA GGCGCCGGCGGAACGTGAACTGCCTGCGGCACGCGGTGCTGTGGTACGAGGACCACGGCCAGCGCTGCCCGTACGAGCCGCGCCTGGCGGAGCTGGAgccggcgctggggctgctcaccaCGGCCGTGTGGCAGTGCGAGCGCGGGCACCGCTACTTCCAGGACCTGCACCCGCCCCTGCGGCCCCACAGCGGCTCCGAGGGCGAGGACg cccccggctcttcctcctcctcctcctcctcctcctcctcctcctcggggGGCTGCAGCTCCGGCTCTGAGGCGGCTCCAGCCCGGGGGGGGGCGGTCCCGcggtgccccccccccccccccgggggTCCGgacccccccccgcccccccccgaGGCTCTGGAGGCCgtgctgtgcctgcccctccccccgcccctgctgctgctgggctgcccgGGCCCGGGGGGGCTCCAGCTCGGCCCGGGGGGGCTCCAGCTCGGCCCGGGGGGGGcgctccaggtgctgctccagggaggggCGGGCGGCGCCTTCCCCGCCCCCGCGCCTGAGGAGCCACAGCCCGGCAAGACAG aggaggatgaggaggagccGCTGCTGAGGCTGAAGCAGGAGGAGCcgcccccccctccccctccggagcccccccgggacccctccccagccgaGGAGCCCGAGGGGTCGGCGATCATCTACGAGATCCCCAAAGAGCCAGAGAG cCGGCCCTGCAGGCCCCGGCGGAGCCGAAGGGGccgagccccctccccagagccccccgagGACCCCCCCGAGCCCCTGAGCTGCCCCCACCCCACCTGCGGGCAGGAGTTCAGGACCCTCAGCAGCGTTCAG ACCCACCTGCGCCAGGTTCATCGCCGGCCccgtgcccaggtgtgtccccagcccggcTGTGGGAGGAGCTTCCCCCTGGCCAAGCACAGGGCCGGGcactcag GTGCGCGGGAGTTCACCTGCGCCACCTGTGCCAGGTCCTTCAAGCGCAGGAACCACCTGGAGGTGCACAGGAGGACGCACACGGGGGAGGCGCCCCTGCA GTGTGAGGTGTGCGGGTTCCGCTGCCGCCAGCGcgcctccctcacctggcacATGCGGAGACacggggggctgcaggggcgccccgagccccgcggcaCGTAG
- the ZNF653 gene encoding zinc finger protein 653 isoform X2 gives MSAAERGPGGPGGGPGGGPGGPGAGPEPGGGRKARGRPRLTDTDRARRRLESRKKYDVRRVYLGEAHGPWVELRRRSGWSDAKLAAYLLGLERGQRNGRRGKPWEQLPKKPKRKKRRRRNVNCLRHAVLWYEDHGQRCPYEPRLAELEPALGLLTTAVWQCERGHRYFQDLHPPLRPHSGSEGEDAPGSSSSSSSSSSSSSGGCSSGSEAAPARGGAVPRCPPPPPGGPDPPPPPPEALEAVLCLPLPPPLLLLGCPGPGGLQLGPGGLQLGPGGALQVLLQGGAGGAFPAPAPEEPQPGKTEEDEEEPLLRLKQEEPPPPPPPEPPRDPSPAEEPEGSAIIYEIPKEPESRPCRPRRSRRGRAPSPEPPEDPPEPLSCPHPTCGQEFRTLSSVQTHLRQVHRRPRAQVCPQPGCGRSFPLAKHRAGHSGEPPPHRPPGAREFTCATCARSFKRRNHLEVHRRTHTGEAPLQCEVCGFRCRQRASLTWHMRRHGGLQGRPEPRGT, from the exons ATGAGCGCGGCCgagcgcggccccggcgggcccggggggggtcccggggggggtcccggtggTCCCGGGGCGGGCCCCGAGCCCGGCGGGGGCCGCAAAGcgcggggccggccccgccTGACCGACACCGACCGCGCGCGGCGGCGCCTGGAGTCGCGCAAGAAGTACGACGTGCGGCGGGTGTACCTGGGCGAGGCGCACGGGCCCTGGGTGGAGCTGCGGCGCCGCAGCGGATGGAGCGACGCCAAGCTGGCGGCCtacctgctggggctggagcggGGCCAGCGCAACGGGCGGCGAGG CAaaccctgggagcagctcccgaAAAAACCCAAACGCAAAAAAA GGCGCCGGCGGAACGTGAACTGCCTGCGGCACGCGGTGCTGTGGTACGAGGACCACGGCCAGCGCTGCCCGTACGAGCCGCGCCTGGCGGAGCTGGAgccggcgctggggctgctcaccaCGGCCGTGTGGCAGTGCGAGCGCGGGCACCGCTACTTCCAGGACCTGCACCCGCCCCTGCGGCCCCACAGCGGCTCCGAGGGCGAGGACg cccccggctcttcctcctcctcctcctcctcctcctcctcctcctcggggGGCTGCAGCTCCGGCTCTGAGGCGGCTCCAGCCCGGGGGGGGGCGGTCCCGcggtgccccccccccccccccgggggTCCGgacccccccccgcccccccccgaGGCTCTGGAGGCCgtgctgtgcctgcccctccccccgcccctgctgctgctgggctgcccgGGCCCGGGGGGGCTCCAGCTCGGCCCGGGGGGGCTCCAGCTCGGCCCGGGGGGGGcgctccaggtgctgctccagggaggggCGGGCGGCGCCTTCCCCGCCCCCGCGCCTGAGGAGCCACAGCCCGGCAAGACAG aggaggatgaggaggagccGCTGCTGAGGCTGAAGCAGGAGGAGCcgcccccccctccccctccggagcccccccgggacccctccccagccgaGGAGCCCGAGGGGTCGGCGATCATCTACGAGATCCCCAAAGAGCCAGAGAG cCGGCCCTGCAGGCCCCGGCGGAGCCGAAGGGGccgagccccctccccagagccccccgagGACCCCCCCGAGCCCCTGAGCTGCCCCCACCCCACCTGCGGGCAGGAGTTCAGGACCCTCAGCAGCGTTCAG ACCCACCTGCGCCAGGTTCATCGCCGGCCccgtgcccaggtgtgtccccagcccggcTGTGGGAGGAGCTTCCCCCTGGCCAAGCACAGGGCCGGGcactcag GTGAGCCCCCCCCCCATCGCCCCCCAGGTGCGCGGGAGTTCACCTGCGCCACCTGTGCCAGGTCCTTCAAGCGCAGGAACCACCTGGAGGTGCACAGGAGGACGCACACGGGGGAGGCGCCCCTGCA GTGTGAGGTGTGCGGGTTCCGCTGCCGCCAGCGcgcctccctcacctggcacATGCGGAGACacggggggctgcaggggcgccccgagccccgcggcaCGTAG
- the ECSIT gene encoding evolutionarily conserved signaling intermediate in Toll pathway, mitochondrial — protein MRLGWLRALPRRLWGGPAAPELCRSLCQRPARVPTEEGDNTEGTPKPRRAPSRGPAEGDTSGGDTSGGATSGGDSSGGATPKPPLRRLRSRGSHHEHTHGDAGASGGRTDPGAAFEAALRELSRAPPGRGGRLALVEAALAALPALGAERSLGAYNALLRLLPRGAWVPRGPVQRLLFPFPRQQECGLRLLEQMERYGVMPDAETRFLLLGVFGPRSRPMRKLQRMQFWLPRLRHLDPHPQPPRPIPPGLEAARLGLQRMACDPGAVISVIQAPVPDSGEDEGSVQPFILSCQSQDQRELLAQHGPARPVFVEGPFPLWLRGTLLKYFVLRGDPLPPQLRDPPPDPERSFYFPLHLELELERGPWDDNDFAVDRVEEGPVLALCVAGGAERRSLARWIAALQEQNPALESTPVIFRLKPGADPAAEPPPRPRLGQGSPPGAGLEPPEGREPGGETPGKSGE, from the exons ATGCGGCTGGGCTGGCTCCGCGCCCTGCCCCGGCGCCTCTGGGGCGGCCCCGCAGCGCCGGAG ctctgtcgCAGCCTGTGCCAGCGCCCCGCGCGTGTCCCCACCGAGGAGGGCGACAACACcgaggggaccccaaaaccccgcAGAGCCCCGAGCCGCGGCCCCGCGGAGGGCGACACTTCGGGAGGCGACACTTCGGGGGGTGCCACCTCGGGGGGTGACAGTTCAGGGGGTGCCACCCCCAAGCCCCCCCTGCGCCGCCTCCGCTCCCGCGGGTCTCACCACGAGCACACCCACGGTGACGCCGGCGCCAGCGGCGGCCGCACCGACCCCGGGGCCGCGTTCGAGGCGGCGCTGCGGGAGCTGTcccgggccccgccgggccgcGGGGGCCGCCTGGCGCTGGTGGAGGCGGCGCTGGCGGCGCTGCCCGCGCTGGGGGCCGAGCGCAGCCTGGGCGCCTACAACGCTTTGCTGCGGCTGCTGCCCCGCGGGGCCTGGGTGCCCCGGGGCCCCgtgcagaggctgctgttcCCCTTCCCCCGGCAGCAGGAGTGCGGGCTGCGCCTGCTCGAGCAGATGGAGCGCTACG gTGTGATGCCGGACGCAGAGACGcggttcctgctgctgggggtgttCGGGCCCCGCAGCCGCCCCATGCGGAAGCTGCAGCGGATGCAGTTCTGGCTGCCGCGCCTGCGGCACCTGGAcccccacccacagcccccccGGCCAATCCCCCCCGGCCTGGAGGCTGCACGGCTGGGGCTGCAGCGCATGGCCTGCGACCCCGGGGCTGTCATCAGTGTCATCCag GCACCAGTGCCAGACTCAGGGGAGGATGAAGGCTCCGTCCAGCCCTTCATCCTCA gctgtcagAGCCAGGATCAGCGGGAGCTCCTGGCCCAGCACGGCCCTGCCCGCCCGGTGTTCGTGGAGGGGCCGTTCCCCCTCTGGCTCCGCGGGACCCTCCTCAAATACTTCGTGCTGCGGGGGGACCCCCTGCCCCCCCAGCTCAGG gacccccccccgGACCCCGAGCGCAGTTTTTACTTCCCgctgcacctggagctggagctggagcgCGGCCCCTGGGACGACAACGACTTCGCCGTGGACAGAG TGGAGGAGGGCCCGGTGCTGGCGCTGTGCGTGGCGGGCGGGGCCGAGCGCCGCTCCTTGGCCCGGTGGATCGCGGcgctgcaggagcagaacccGGCCCTGGAATCCACGCCCGTCATCTTCCGCCTCAAACCGGGGGCGGACCCGGCAGCCGAACCCCCCCCGAGACCCcggctgggccaggggagcccCCCGGGCGCGGGGCTGGAGCCCCCCGAGGGGCGGGAGCCGGGGGGAGAGACCCCCGGAAAGAGTGGGGAATAA